The Mercurialis annua linkage group LG7, ddMerAnnu1.2, whole genome shotgun sequence genome includes the window GTTTATCAGTTCCTATACATTCTTTTCTCCAGCTGCTATGTGCTTATATTGAGTTTGTGGTATAGATCTTAAGTTCGTCCAACAAATTTCAGAAAAGGTTTTAGTTTAGATTCTTAATGTGCTCTAGCTTAATCTGAATGccttattttattatgttttcaATTGCATCTTTTCTGGTTGAAGCCTATCTCAGGCTTTTGATggctttaaaattttaatggaCCCATCACCGACCTCCGCTTGCTAGTTTCACCTGATTCTGATGATGATGTTTGATTTTAGCTAATTACATTTCGTTTCTCCTCTAGATTCCCCATATCCAAATGCTTAGTTGTCATTTTCACCTTAAGCTTCTTAGTGACTGGCATTCTTTGAACCAATTGGCATgttttaacatttaaaacaataccaTCCTTTTGTTGTAGGTCTTGGAGCAGTTTGGAATACTGCTAAAGTAGAAGCAGGGTCAATTGTTGCTGTGTTTGGCCTTGGCACAGTTGGTCTTGCAGTAAGTTTTGAACACAAACATCTAGCTCTCTCCGTGTGTATGTATGTGCACGCGCTCATGCACATGGACTATACACTGCTGACAGTTCTAAATTGACTGGCTATTGATTTTATAGGTTGCAGAGGGAGCAAAAGCAGCTGGTGCCTCACGTGTTATTGGTATTGATATTGACAGCAAAAAGTATGAGAGAGGTAAATCTGAATATGCTAGTGGGTCTTTCCATTAATTTTCTGCAGTCCTCGGACATAAATTGCAGAATGATCTTTCTCCTATTGTTAATTCCAGCAATAGCAGCTTATACATTCTGGCAACTGCGTGTACATTTTACAATGCAGTGATTGCTACTCCTGAATGGTTGGCAAGATAAATAACATTGCTAGTTGAAATGATAGGGATGTCCTTAAAATTGCCTCGATAATGGCATCTGTAACAAGTCATGGATATGGGATTTTTTGATATACTTGATGCTCCTTAGTTCTACTCTAGTGCAATAGTTAACTTGTGTTATCTGTTATCTTTGTGCATTCTTTTTGGTGCGTAGGAGATAAGGGCAGGATATGGCTTGTAAATATAATGCTtattcataatgtttatattgTCTGCTAATATCTGTATATTATAATGTGCAGCAAAGAATTTTGGAGTTACTGAATTTATCAATCCAAAGGACCATGATAAACCAATTCAGCAAGTCATTGTTGATCTCACAGACGGCGGTGTTGACTATAGTTTTGAGTGCATTGGGAATGTTTCTGTAATGAGGTCTGCTTTGGAATGTTGCCACAAGGTAAGTAGCATTTAAACGAACTGGTTGCTAAACCTTATGCGGATCTTCGGAAGCCCTCTGACATGCCTGAGAACTTTCAGGGCTGGGGGACATCCGTTATTGTGGGCGTTGCAGCTTCAGGTCAGGAGATATCCACTCGTCCTTTCCAGTTGGTGACTGGCCGTGTATGGAAAGGAACTGCTTTTGGCGGTTTCAAAAGCCGTTCGCAGGTGCCTTGGCTTGTTGAAAAGTACTTGAAAAAGGTAACTCGTTGTTTTTCTCTAAGCGTTACATCTTTTATTTCTCTGAAAATTTCGACATGAGTAACCATATCTTCCCACATTACAGGAAATTAAGGTGGATGAGTACATCACACATAATCTGAGTCTTGAGGAGATCAACAAAGCTTTTGATCTGTTGCACGAAGGAGATTGCCTCCGATGTGTGCTTACCATGCATCCTTACAGGCCTCCCCAGGGCTCTCTATGAAGAAGTGTCTGAGTGTTTTATGCATAAGGTTATCTACTAAGCCCTGTCTCTCGTGCTTTATGAAATCGGATGCTTTAGTGCCCCGTTTCTTTGGTTGAAAGTGATAAGCGGTCCGTTGCATGgacttataattttattgtgTGTTGCATGGTGTCAACATTTGATCTACTTTCTTGCAATAAAGCTGGTGTGGGTTATCTTTGTcgatctgttttttttttattattattattacaatgGAGGGTGGAGGTTCGAATAACTTGCAGGTTTGAATAACATATTTCTATTACTAAATCATGATGTGGGGGACAAGCAgataaccttttaaatgtaGAAATTTGATACTTTATTGTAAAGTGCATGTGGCTGTGCTAAATGTTCATGTTGATCTGTGAAACAATTAGCCAGTGTGGGCCTAGCCTAGATGGTTAAGGCGTCTCCAAGTGCATCAAGAGGATCAAACCCAGCCTAGATGGTTAAGGCGTCTCCAAGTGCATCAAGAGGATCAAACCCAGCCTAGATGGTTAAGGCCTCTCCAAGTGCATCAAGAGGTCATGGGTTTGATTCCTACCTCTGTAACTAgggaaaagttgaaaaatacttgattttgttaaaataatctcaaaaatacttatgttcgtttttatttgcggacaatatttacaaaagaaaataaattgcacctagcacttgatttaataaaaacattaaacctcacacttaaaatcttatttctctaaaccctaaatcctaaATCATACTAAACCCTAAACTCTATAATCATACTAAAGCTTAAATCCTAAATCATAAATTCTAAACTGTAAACCCTAAaacatgctaaaccctaaactctaaattttaaatcttaaaccctataccctaaatcatgctaaaccctaaaccctaaatcatgctaaatcctatatcctaaatcttaaattctaaaccctaaccctaaaatcataaatcctaaaatcctaaaatctaaattctaagtcttaaaaaaatggagttaaatgttggatgaataaaaaaatgaagttaaatGTTGGACGAAATAAAAAAGTTGGGTTAagtgttggatgaaataaaaaggtgaaattaagtgctggatgaaataaaaaggtggaatcaagtgctagatgaaataaaaaggtgggaTCAAGTGTtgacagaaaaagaaaaagatgctcaagtatttttgaaattatttttgataatcaagTGCTGAGTCTAATTTCCTCCTGTAActaatactccctc containing:
- the LOC126655890 gene encoding alcohol dehydrogenase class-3 produces the protein MASTQGQVITCKAAVAYEANKPLVIEDVQVAPPQAGEVRVKILFSALCHTDAYTWSGKDPEGLFPCILGHEAAGIVESVGEGVTSVQPGDHVIPCYQAECGECKFCKSGKTNLCGKVRAATGVGVMMNDRKSRFSVNGKPIYHFMGTSTFSQYTVVHDVSVAKIDPKAPLEKVCLLGCGVPTGLGAVWNTAKVEAGSIVAVFGLGTVGLAVAEGAKAAGASRVIGIDIDSKKYERAKNFGVTEFINPKDHDKPIQQVIVDLTDGGVDYSFECIGNVSVMRSALECCHKGWGTSVIVGVAASGQEISTRPFQLVTGRVWKGTAFGGFKSRSQVPWLVEKYLKKEIKVDEYITHNLSLEEINKAFDLLHEGDCLRCVLTMHPYRPPQGSL